The following DNA comes from Mucilaginibacter jinjuensis.
GCGCCGGGTTGTGTGCTTTATCATTACGTTGTTTTAAATATAATGCCGATGCCAGTGCTGCCCAGCCTGCCGACATGTGTACTACCGTTCCGCCTGCAAAATCAAGCACCCCGGCCTTAAACATCAGGCCATCCGGGTGCCAGGCCGAGTGTGCTAATGGAGCGTAAATAATAACAATAAACAGGCAAATGAAAATAAGGTACGAGGTAAAGCGGATGCGCTCGGCAAATGCACCGGTAATTAGTGCCGGTGTAATTACGGCAAACTTGAGCTGAAACATAGCGAACAATACCAATGGGATGGTTGGTGCCAGTTTCCAGGTGGCGTTGCCCAGCATGCCCTTCATCATAAAAAAGGTAGCAGGGTTGCCTATAATGCCATGAAATGAATCGCCGAAGGCTAAACTAAAACCGAATATTACCCAGATAACAGTAATAACGCCCATACACACAAAGCTTTGCATCATGGTTGATAATACGTTCTTTTTGCTCACCATACCGCCGTAAAAAAAAGCAAGGCCGGGAGTCATCAATAAAACAAGCGCAGTGGCTGTTAACAACCAGGCGGTATCGCCCGAATCTATTTTGCTGTCGGCAACGGTAACGGTATCAATAGAGGGGAAAACGAGTGCCAGCACCACAATAAGTGCCAGTATGATAAAAGGTAAAATCTTTTTCATTCAATTTTTTTTGAAAATGGTGGTCCCTATGCAGATCCATGCTTGATGGACTGCATAAGCAGAGTGGTTGATTGTTTAGAGGGACTAGGTTGCTGAAATACCGGTGCAGGTTGATGCCAATGTTAGTGTTTAAACATAATAAGGCAAAGCTATATCCAACCTTATGGGCAAGATGAATTAAACTACATGTTCCGGTAAATCAAAGCGGTGGTCGACTACCAAAAATCGTGGAAAGGAAAAAGAATGAGCTTACGCGAGCTGATATGCCCTGCGCCCGTGCGTAAAAATGATACGCTTAATGATTTAAAACCGGTACAGAACCAAAATGTACCAAGCAACAGCGACTTGATAAAGTTACCGCCGCGTTGTGTTTGCGCGCGATAAATTTGAAAGGTGCCATTTAAACCTAAAAAATAGATGTAGGGACTGCGATTGCCTTTAGCTGTGCCTAAATATGTACTATGTGAATGTTTTGTAAATACAAAATTGCATAACCTGTCATCATCGCTCTTGATTTGAGTGCTGAGGATGATAGAGAAAAGAAAAAGAAGCTTTAAAAACTTATATTTCATTATTATATGCAGATTGTGCTTGCATTTTTTACTAAAATAATGAAATATATGATTAAAATTTTTTTTTATATAGATATTTTATAGATTATTGGTGTTATTTTTATTATAGTTATTAAAAAATTGTATAAAATTTATCATTAATTAAAAAG
Coding sequences within:
- a CDS encoding ammonium transporter; translated protein: MKKILPFIILALIVVLALVFPSIDTVTVADSKIDSGDTAWLLTATALVLLMTPGLAFFYGGMVSKKNVLSTMMQSFVCMGVITVIWVIFGFSLAFGDSFHGIIGNPATFFMMKGMLGNATWKLAPTIPLVLFAMFQLKFAVITPALITGAFAERIRFTSYLIFICLFIVIIYAPLAHSAWHPDGLMFKAGVLDFAGGTVVHMSAGWAALASALYLKQRNDKAHNPARISYILLGTGLLWFGWFGFNAGSALGSGPLAATALATTTTASAAAAMAWIFFEMMRGHKPTVMGACIGAVVGLVAITPAAGFVSIPHSLVIGIVASIISSLMVMWRSKTSIDDTLDVFPCHGVGGMVGMLLTGVFAHQNVNSGNTTGNGLFFGETHLFFTHTVALIAVSAFAFFGSLLLLKVTDLISPLRVSAEEEITGLDITQHGEEL